The genomic DNA TATGGCGATCCCTTATATTCCATGAGGCTTCTCCTCCCCCCATCATTACATGATAATAACGCTCAGCATTGACTGCTACAAGTGCATTTTGCTCTGCGCTGAATACTTCTTCATGATCTGTATTGTATTGTGGCATTTTACGCCTGATATTTGCAAGAAGGTTTTCAACTTCCTGCTCACAGGAAGCAGTGAGACCATAACTTCTTGCGGCATAGGAAAATCCTTCTCTTACATCAAACGGTTCAAAACAATCCATTGCCTCCTGTACTGATTTTAATGCAGCAGGATCCGTCTTTTCAAGATACTTGGTTATAGCTTCCATTGATTCCCAAAGACTATAAACATCTAATCCATAAAATCCGACTTTCCCACCCAACGGAAGTTTGGAATTATGCTTACGAAGCCATTCAGCCAAAGCAACGGTTTCCCAATTAGCCCACATCCATGTAGGCCAGCGGTTAAAAGCATGGAATACATCTTTGGCGCTTTCACCGGAACCGGGATATCCTTTTATGTAACGATTTAAACGATAACAATCAGGCCAATCACCCTCCACTGCTATCATTGAGAAATTCTTTTCTGATATCAGCCGCTTGCTTATATGGGTTCTCCAGGTATAATATTCATGCGTACCATGACTTGCCTCTCCCAGTAAAACGTATCGGGCATCACCTATCTCTTCCAAAAGAGCATCAAGATCCGCGGCATTTGCAAGTCGATGAGATACTTTTGCAATTTGATCGGTAAGATCCAGGATATGTGTTTGTTCGATGTGGCTCATATCGCGTTAAGCTTCATTTAACTCTCTGGCTCTGGTGTGCGCTGCTTTTTTTGCAGCTTCAGCCCGTCCTTTAGAACCTTTTGTACGAACAGCTTTGCGGGCAGCTTTGGACCGTTCCGCTGCTGTACGATGTTTGGCAGCTGAATGTGCCTGGCGCGAAAGTGCGGTATGAGAGGCTGCTGAAGCCCTTTCTTTTTTTAACGCCCGGACTCTTGCTCTTGAACGTGTTTTAGAAACCGGTTCATGTTTTTGTCCTTTCTTGTAAGCTTGTTCTGCGCTTTTCCTGGTCTTTTCGGAGGTTTTTCCCTTAGCTGGCGGTTTTAATTTTACTCCTGCCCTTCCTGCTTTAGATAAGCCAATAACTATTGCCTGCCTCGCTGACTTTGCTCCATGTTTTCCTTCACGAATATGATGTATTTCTTCACGGACAAATTCACCGGCTTGTGTGCTGGCAGATCTTCCCTTGCGTCTTGCGCTACGTGCACGTTGGAGGGTTTTCTTTTCTGGCATAACTCTATATTTTTTTACAATTATATTTCAAAATTCAAGCCAGTCTGAATAAAAACAAATTATAGGTTTTTAAATTAATACATCCGCATCAAAAAAATAAAATGAAAAATATATTGGAAAAAAATACTCATTTTGAGAAGTTATATTTACACAGATACTATTAAAAATCAGGAAATACTGATAAAAGTTAACTGGCATAATACTTGTATTATTTAATGCGATGATGTGTTTAGGGGAGGTTTCACTTGTGAAGCCTGAGAATTAAACCCTTTTACTTGAGTCCCCGCCATAAAGCGGGATGAAAGGAAAACACAAAATCATGCATCAGCCCCTGGTAACACAGGGGCTTGATGCTTTATGATATGATAGAACTCTAAATGTCATGAAAATTATAATATTGAACTTTATTTTTAGTTCCTGTGTTTTAATTCTTCTACCTTTTCTTCTTCCTCTTTTTTCGCTTCCTTAGCAATTTTAGGATCAGCTACCACGGCCCCTCCCCTTATTGTGGCCAATAATACAATAGCTGAAGCAATAATAACCAGGTTCTTAATTATGTATTGTCCCTCCAATGTTGGTACAAATGGTATGCTCGTAAAAGTTAGTTCCGGAAACATAAAAAGGGGCATTACAGTACCGATCATTTGCAAAAACAAAAGGATTAAAGTAATGCGCATGAACTTGCCCAAAATAAATCCAATCCCTATAAGGCATTCCCAGGTTGCGAGTATATTAATAGCGGCTTGGGGAGGTAATTTTCCTGATGTAAGGTTTTCAATTGTACGAATTGCCAAACTCTCGGCTGAACTCAGATTGGGAAAGAATTTTAATACTCCAAACCAGAAAAAGATTATCCCAAGCGCTATCCTTAAAAACAGGAGACTGTGAACAGCCATCCATTGTGTGATAATTTTCTCTGAGCGTTTATAGATATCTATAACTTTTTTCATTTTGAAAAAATGCCATAATTATTATTTATATGGTTTTCTTCAAAATGATTGGCATCCTTGACTAAGTGAATTGCTTCGTCATCATATACGGGAGAAAAATCTAAATAGTGTAACCCCACGCCAATGAAAGGTGTTGGAGTGTATAAACAAATAAAATCGTCAACTTCTCTTTTTATTTTTTCTGCTGTTTCTCCCGGTGCGACAGGAACAGCCACAACTATTTTTTTTGGTTTTTTTTGCCTAAGCATTTTTATAGCAGAAAGAATAGTATGACCTGTTGCCACACCGTCATCAATAATAATCACCACCTTATTTTCAAGGCCCACGGGCTTATGATCGCCCATGCATTTTTTATACCTTTCCTTCAGTGATTCACGGATTCGTTTAACTTCACTATCAATATAAGTCTGGTCTACTGAAAATTGATCATCAATAATATAATCTTCCGGGCTTACTGCACCAATGGCAAACTCCGGTTGAAATGGATGTCCAATTTTTTTGGTCATTAAAAGGTCAAGGGGGAAATTATAAGTCTTTGCAATTGGATGTGCAATAGGTATGCCTCCGCGGGGGATTGCCAATATTACAACTTTTTGGTCGCGGTATTTATTTAAATACGGGATCAGCTTTTGAGCCGCATCCTTTCTATCTCTGAAACGGGGGATCATATTATTTTGTTGCCAATACAGGATGGAGATATTTAACAAACCAATTCGTAGCAAGCCTTGCCACTTCATCTAATTTTCCAGGTTCCTCAAATAAATGAGTGGCTCCGTTTACTATTTCCAGTTTTTTTTCACACCGTAGTATATTAAAGGCGTTTTCATTCAATTCAATCACACCTGAATCACGACTGCCAACTATGAGTAAAGTTGGAGCTTTTACTTCTTTTAATGCTTCTTTTGCAAGGTCAGGCCGGCCTCCCCTGGAAACTACTGCCTCAATAGTATTACTCATTTGTGCCGCTGCTTTTAATGCAGAAGCTGCACCTGTACTTGCACCAAAAAAACCAATTTTTGTATTTTGTAATCCGGATCTCTGCCTGGCATTATTTGTAACTACAATAAGACGTTCAGTGATCAGATCTATATTAAATCGATTTTCATATATTTCATCTTCTTTCTCGGTGAGCAAATCAGTAAGTAAAGTGGCGATGCCCTCTTTATTTAAAATTTCAGCAACATGGTTATTTCTTCTGCTAAAACGGCTGCTTCCGCTGCCGTGAGAAAATATTACAAAGGAACTTGCACCGGCTGGCACATGCAGGTTCCCCTTTAAATGTATGTTATTCCCAATTGGAATTGTAATTTCACTTGCTTCCATCTAACTCAAAGCACATTAATTTTATTGGAGTTCAGGTAATGATTTCTTTTCAGCGCAGAATTTATTTTATGCTTCACGTCCTGAACGTTTGTGGAAAAAGCTGAAACCACATTAATATTATTGGTAACTCCCGTTACTCCCACTATATCCTCTGCCAACAGTTTCGCTTTGGATTTTTGATATGCCCATTCAACTTCCCCGCTCAGCGTTACCCAGCCATCTTTCACCTCCACATTTATTTTATCTTCTTTAACAGAACTGTTCCACTTAATAGAATCAAAGACTGTCTTTTTAATTTCAGCATCGGATCTTTTGGAAACGCCGGGAATACTGATTTTTAGATCATTGCTCACATCAACATTAATCTTCGAACAATTTATCCTGACATCCCATTTTAACTCATCTTCGATGTCTTTTCGTATTTTTGGATCAGTTTTCATAAGTATTAAATTATTTGATTATTATTTCCTGTTATATTTTATTGTGTCTTGTTTGCAATAGTCCATATAGGAACAGCATTTAGCCATTTCGCTTCCGCAGCAATTAAAATTAATTATGCAGCCTTCATCCATTTTCCCGTGATGATATTTCATTTCTTTCTTATATCCATCATGGTAACCTTTCATATGATGTCCTTTATGCATCATGTGCATTCCATATTTGCAGCACATGGCAATACAACATGCGCCTATACAAACCAATGTGAGTAAACCAGCTATAATGAAAAACCAGGAAGCCCCTTTGTAAAGATTACCAAGGTTCTCCTGCTTGGTCTGAATGAGTAATTTTATTCCTGCATATATTACAAGAAGAGCGAGGGAAGTTGCAACTAATAATGTAGCCATTTTCAAGTTTTTTTATTATTTGTTTGTGAACCGATATTTTTAGGATTATACGAAATTCTTTTTTCAACCTTTCCGGTTTTTCGTTGAATCGTCAGTGAACCATTTACATCTTTGGCTTCTTTACGGGCCTCCTTTACAGCCTCCTGTTTAGTATGAAAAATCTTTTCAACAGCAGCCCTGCCCTCTACCTTAATAGCCCATTCATTTTCATAAGGAATGACAATCCTATCCTGGCCATGTTGTTTAACATCAGTGATTCTTGACTTTTCAGGATTTTCAAATTTTTTACCATGTTCAGCAGCCCAATCTTTAGCCCTGCTGATAGCAGTAGCAATGGCAATTCCTTCTTCCATTTTTCCTTCCTCAAGTAAGGCATTACCAATTTCAATAGCTTTATTCCGAACTTCTTCCGGGAGGTTCTTCATGGAATTGGGATAATTTGTTTTTGTCCAGGGCATTTTATTCTGATTTATTTTTTTTGTCCTTTTCTTCGGCTATTACACCATCCTTATTGATACATTCACCTTCTTTCAGAATTACTTTAGTACCATTGGATTTTATTATTGTTCCATCTGTTTGGATTTTAGTGCCATTAGCGAGTATTACATCTGTTGTTACAGGATTTCCCTGATGCATTATTACTTTCTTTCCATCCTTCATTTTAGCACAGTATTTATCAGGATGATTTTTTGTATCACCCGCAAATACATTAACCGAAAGAATTGAAACAATGATTAAAGCGATTACCTTTTTCATAAATTTTAATTTAAAGTTATTTTTTGTACAGTCCTGTTAATTCACCTTCAGCAAGAATATGATCTTCCATAGCTTTCAATAATGCACTCTTATCTGTACCTGGTGAAAGGTTAAGTTTTGTATCCAATGCATATACTCTGAAATGGTAATGATGCGTACCGGAAGGCGGACAAGGCCCGGTATATTTATTTTCACCTTTACTATTTTTACCCTGAATGCCAGGCATGCTGTTTTCTTCTATATTTTCTCTTACCGGAATATCCCACATTAACCAATGGTCGAAAGTGCCATTAGGAGCATCCGGATCGTCCATTATAAGTGCGAGTGATTTAGTTTCTACCGGAATATCCTTAATTGTTAAGGCAGGATTAACATTTGTTCCGTCACAGGTATATTTAGATGGAATAGAATTATTATTTGTAAAGACCGGGCTTTCGATTGTTAAAGTTTTAGTTGCTACTGTTGCCATAATTATTAAGATTAAAGTTTTCATTATTATATTAAATTAGCTGTATCATTTAGCACTGCTTGTTTTCTTATCAGGATTTGTTTTTAACCCCCATAATTCAACACGCGCTTTTTTGTCTTTAGCGTTTGCTACGGTTTTATATATGAACGAGACCTTTTTTATGCTTCGTTCACCTCCGGTTAACTGCACCACACGGGTTTCGCCAGGAGCTTTAATTTCCTGACCTATAATCACGCTTTGTTTATCACCGGTTTCGAAGTGAATATCAAAAGAAGTTAAATGAATGGATGCATCATTGACTTTAATTTTGATAAATGCGAACCGATCAGCACCCATCACAGCGATTTCATCTGTTTCAGTTTTAAAATTAACGGTGGTTTCACCTATTTTATGCCATCCGCTCTTGTCGCTTGTCACTATAGCTGGCTTTTGACTGTAAATTCCGGAATAACTTCCTACAATAAGAAGTGATAGTAATATTAATTTTTTCATGGTTTTTGTTTTTAGATTATTATTAAGTTTAAGAAGCTGGGGGTTTTTCACTCCCGGGCTGTTCACATTTTTTCAGGAAACTGTAATTTGCTTTTTGGGGGCTGAAACTGTTACTTCTTTTTTGGGAATGGTAATCTGAAGCATACCATTATCATATTTTGCATTGATATTACTTTCATTTACATTCTCCGGTAAGGTGAAAGTTCTGCAAAAACTATTGTAGGAAAATTCCCTGCGTTTGTAGTTCCTGTCATCCTGTTTTTTTTCTTCCTCTTTTTCTGCGCTGATAGTTAAAACGCCATTTTCAATGTCTACATCAAAGTCGTCTCTTTTCATGCCGGGAACAGATAGATCAAGCCTGAATTCTTTGTTAGTCTCAGTGATGTTAGCAGGAGGAGGAGTACTCATACCACCGTCAAAAAAATCATCATCGAAATCAAACAAACGACGTGGGCTAAAAAATCTATTGCTAAGAAAATCATTTCTGAGAGAAGGAAATAAGCCACCATTTCCATTTCTTCTTTTTTTTGTTAATTGTGTCATAATTTTAATTTTTAAATTTAAAGTGTTTATATTTTTTTGAATTTATTTTTAACAACTGCAAATGCAGAAAAAATTATGCCAGTTATATCTTTGAAGTTCTATTTTCAAAAAAATTATATCTTGTGGCTATAATCCGAGAAATAAATTTCCCACTTTGAGAAAACGAGGCGTTAATAATAAATACAAATTGGGCTCTTACTCGCAAAGGCTTTGGAAAAGTTGCACCCATTAACAGAGGGCATCGTCCCGCGTAAAATGTCTATAGAAAAACAGGATTCGGCTATTAATATTTCACCATCAATCGAATTATAGTATTCTGAGTATGTAACGATATTATCTTTGTCTTATTCAAAAAAATCATATGTCCGAAAACAAAGTAAAATTACATAGAGTTCTTAAAGCAACTCCCGAAAAAGTATATCGTGCCTTCGTTGAAGCCAATGCTCTTGCCAGTTGGCTTCCGCCTTATGGATTTACATGTATTGTTCATGAAATGGATGCGCGCGTGGAAGGTAGTTATAAAATGTCCTTTATCAATTTTTCCACCGGCAATAGTCATTCCTTTGCCGGAAAGTTTTTGGAAATAAAACCCAATGAGTTCTTAAAGTACACCGATAAATTTGACGACCCTAATTTGCCCGGAGAAATGATTACTTCGGTTTGGCTCAAAAAGGTTTCTGTCGGTACTGAACTTAAAGTCATTCAGGAAAATATTCCTTCTGCTATACCTGCAGAAATGTGCTATTTAGGTTGGCAGGAGTCGTTAGAAAAACTGGCGAAATTAGTTGAGCCGGAAATTCCGGACGCTTAAAATAGCACTGAGAATCTTTCACTTAGCAAACAGCGGCAAGGAAAAGCCGAGAATTAACAGCCCGGCTTTTTTGCTTGGATTAAACGTCATATTTTCATTTCGTTAATCAAGCGTTTCATCATGCACAATCTTTGTAGCAGGAGAACTGGACAAGCAACTTTATGAATAATTTCTATATAAGTTCCAGGAAGAAAAAGCCAGCGTTGAAAAAAGCATTTACTCTGTAAGTGGTGAAAATAATCTTATCAGCCTTGTCAACTATGCCAAAGGTTGCGGGAATATATTGGAGCTTTGGAACGCAGGAAATTATGAGCAGAAACAGAGGCTGCAATCATTTTTGTTTTCTAAAGGATTGGTGTACGGCAAATCAGACAATAGCTGTTTTTCCTCAACTTTAGGTAAGTGGTCGATCGCCTCAAAAAAACATGAAGAGCAATCAATTTTTCAAGCATCAATAAGTTTTGACTTTTAAAAGTTGCTGTACGGCGATTTTCTTTCCTCTTTAAACTAATATTTCAGGCAAGCGGGATTTGCACTAATATTTTTGGCATATATTTTAGTGTTATTGAAATGTCGGGCATTGACATATTGGGGTTTAATTGTCTTTTAAATCAACATTTAATATTATTATGAAAAAACATACAAGCACATCTGAAAAAAATAAACGCGGACAAGCTCCTGTTAAACCCGAAAAGGATATTCCGGCAAAACCCGATAAAAATCCTGACCCTACGAAACGTAAACCAGGAGTAAATGAACCTGAAAAGATTGATCCAACACGCATTGAAGAACCCGAAAAATCCGATCCAACGCGAATTAATCCATCTCCAACTAAACCGGAAACGCCCTAAAATATTATCCGCGTATTAAAATATCAACACTATGAAATATATTGTTTTAACAGGTAGAATTTTTTATTCATTGATTTTTCTTATGACTGTAATGAGTCATTTCACGGATAAGGCGGTCGAATATGCCGCTTCCAATGGAGTACCTGTCGCTTCAGCATTAGTACCCTTATCAGGAATTATTGCCATCATTGGAGCAATAAGCATTATACTCGGTTATAAAGCAAAATGGGGCGCATGGCTAATAGTTATATTCCTTATTCCTGTTACTTTTTATATGCACGCATTCTGGAAAGAAACAGACCCTATGCAAACGCAAATGCAAATGGCCAACTTCATGAAAAATATTTCTATGCTTGGAGCCGCTTTACTTATTATATATTTTGGTTCCGGACCTTTAAGCATAGATGAAAAGAATTAAAATCTAAAAACAGACAAAAAATCTCAATCGTGAGTAGCAAAAGTATTAAAGATAAACATTACAACCTCTCACAGGTTTGATTGTTGAAAGACTGGAATACATTTAAGGAAAAGAGGCAATAAACGTACTATTGCATTTGAGAACACTTTTAAATTAAACAAAACCGCTTCATCAAATAATCCATTTTTAGCACAATTCCAGCATTGCTAAAATAGTTTAACTAATTTGCAGTTATATTATAATCTGCGAATATAAATTACTATATTTGCAATGTTAAAAAAGCGTTATGGACATTAATCAATACAAATCTGGTACATACAAAAACCAGTATAACTACAAAAGCTTTTCACCGGAACCAATTAATCATTCCTGGCTGGTAAGTGATGCTAAAGTAAGCCAACTGCTGAGCGAAGCCGACAGGAAATTGGGAGAGTTGAATGCTTTTTCCATGTTAATACCTGACGTGAATTTCTTTATCCGTATGCACATCACCAAAGAAGCTACCCAAAGCAGTAAGATAGAAGGAACCCAAACTACCATCGAAGAAGCGTTTCAAAGCGAGGAGCAAATCAAACCCGAAAAACGGGACGATTGGAAAGAAGTACATAATTATATTGATGCAATGAATTATGCCATTGCTCAATTGGATAAATTACCCTTAAGCAACCGCTTATTTAAACAGACACATAAAAAGCTTTTAAAGGGTGTGCGGGGTAAACATAAATTACCCGGTGAATTTCGTTCCTCTCAAAACTGGATTGGCGGGGCATCATTAAATGATGCGGTATATATACCACCGCACCATAATGAAGTCTCTTATTTAATGAGTGATCTTGAAAAATTTTTGAATAATCCCCAGCTGGAAGTACCCCACCTCATTCGCATAGGAATTGCTCATTACCAGTTTGAATCCATTCACCCCTTTTTAGACGGTAATGGCAGGTTAGGGAGATTGATGATCACTCTTTATTTGGTAAGCAATAAGATTCTTCATAAACCATCCTTGTATTTATCGGATTTTTTTGAGCGAAACCGAAGCTATTATTACGATAACCTCACAACAGTGAGAACAAACAATAATCTTGTTCAGTGGCTTAAATTTTTTTTAGTAGGCGTTATGGAAACAGCACAAAATTCCATCGAAACATTTAATGCTATTATTAAACTAAGGCAGGAAGTAGAAGAAAAGAAAATAATCCAAATGGGTAAACGGGCTCCATTGGCAAAAGAGCTGCTAAATTACTTATATAGCAAACCATTGATTGATACTATCGAAGTGGCCAAAGTATTAAAGATAAATATTGCAACTTCTCACCGGCTGATTGATGAATTTGAAAGATTGCATATACTGAAAGAAAAAACTGGTTATAAACGTAACAGGGTATTTATATTTGAAAAATATATTGATCTGTTTCAAACTAAGCATAAATAAAAAACAACATGAAGCATCACCAATTTTAGCAATTCGCCAAAGGCAAAGTTGTACAAGATGCTAAAAGCAACAATAAATACAGTGACCTATACGTGTATCATTCAAAGAACAGGCCGGGGTTTCTCCAATCGTTGTAACTTCCTATCTGTCAGTGTTTTTAAAGGAAAAGGGGAAACGGGATACCAGATGATTTATCTGAATATCCCGTTTTGTAGCGGGAGGGAGATTCGAACTCCCGACCTCAGGGTTATGAATCCTGCGCTCTCACCAACTGAGCTACCCCGCCGGCTATTTATTAAACTATTTTTACTTATCCTCAAACTTCGCCGGTCCGACTTGGACGGGACAGTTATTAATCCTGCTCCACCACCTTAGGCGAATACCCCCATCTGTAAATTCTTAATTATCCGTCCAATAGCGGGGGGCAAAGATAGCAGATTATTCTTTTTTTCATTTCCCTTACTTTATTATTTAAAAAAATGAATTAAATATTTGGTTGATTGTATTTTTTTATATATTGCCCTCCGAATTCAGATTCAAACTAAGATGGCTAAGAAGGCTTCAAAAACACCAAAAAAAATAAAAAAGGCGAAACCCGCTAAATCTGCTGCAAAAAACAAAAAAAAGGTTGCCGGACAGAAAAAAACAGCCGGATCAGCCAAGCCTAAAAAGGCTGCTAAACCTATCATTAAGAAAACAAAGTCTGCCATGACCAAAAAGGTTAAAATACCAATTGCTAAAGTTAAAACTATAGATATTAAGGTAAAGGCCGCCAAGCCTGTAGAAAATACTTCATCAAAGCCGACAGTTCAATTCAGCAAGGAAAGAGTTCCGCTTCCTCCGGAACTTATTAAGCAGAAAAGAGCTCCCCGGGTGCCAAAAGTTAAAAAGATGAAACAGGAATTCATTCCTTTTAACCCTATTCAACCGGTAAGTTCTACCGGTAAACCTGTTAATACATCTAAAAAGGAACCTAAGGGAAAATTTGAACTGGAATATGTTATCAGATGTTCTCAAACCTTATTATATGAGTTCATTACTTCGCCCAGCGGGCTATCTGAATGGTTTGCGGATGATGTAAATATCCGGGATGGCATCTATACCTTTATTTGGGATGGCAGCCAGCAGCAGGCGCGCCTGTTAGCCTTAAAAGAAGATGCGTTCGTACGTTACCAATGGGTTGACAAAGCTGATGGAAGTTATTTTGAATTCCGCATACAGATCGATGAATTAACAGGTGATGTTTCACTTATAATCGTCGATTTTGCCGATAGCGATGATGAAAAAGAAAGTTCAAAACTACTATGGGACGCCCAGGTTGATAAACTCATGAAAACCATCGGCTCACACGGCTGATAAAGAAATCATCGCATACAAACCCTGATGAAGTGAATTTTCCGCGCCTGAAAGATCTTTTCAAAAAAAACATTTTCTTTCTCCTCCCCTATTTTATATTTCTTATTGCCGGTGCAATCCTTGTTTTCCTTTCAAATAAGGATAAACTCCACCTATACTTTAACAGTTACCACAATGAACTGGCTAATGGTGCGTTTTATTACTTAACATTTCTTGGCGATGGCTGGACCGCCCTCTGCATTGCCATTGCCCTGTTATTTATCCGCTATCGCTACTCTGTTATTATTGTATTAAGTTACTTACTTAGTTCAGCAACTGTTCAGATCCTCAAACGCTTTATTTTTAATGATCATATCCGACCGGCACTTTTTTTTAAAAATAATCCCGACTTATATCTTGTACCCGGTGTTGATAACAATATTTTTCATAGCTTTCCGTCGGGACACAGCACAACCGCCTTTGCCGTTTACTTCGGCCTCGCGCTTTTCATACCAAACAAATGGCTGAAGTTTTGCCTGTTTATATTAGCTCTATTGATCGCCTTGTCAAGGGTCTATTTATCACAACATTTTTTCGAGGATATTTACGCAGGCTCAGTTATCGGCGTTGCTTCAACATTAATAATATATTCTTTACTTAACCAAAGCAAACAGGAAAAAGGCTTAGACAAATCACTTATTTAAAAAAGTAAGGCGTTGAGGACAAACAATTTTTCCGGTTAGCAACCCTTTCTTTGGAGAAGGTCAGGATGAGGCCAATCTTTTTTATCTTTAACACCATGTCAACTATAGCCCTGACCCGTAAAACCGATCTCTACGAAACAGCCATTTTACGTTTACTATCCGGAATGCCATATGGCCATATGGATCTCACTTTACCCGGCGGACAAACCATTGCAATTGGCGATGGAAGCGGCGGGATAACTGCCAACATAACAATAAAGAACAATGATTTTTTCAAACGCTGTGTATTGTATGGTGATATTGGTTTTGGTGAATCATATATTGCGGGTGATTGGGAAACCGGCAGTGTAAGCAATGTCATCAAATGGTTTTTGCTGAACATAGAACATACGCCTGGTGCATCAGGCAGTAAAATAAAAACATGGGGAATAAATACACTAAAGCTGTTTAATAAA from Bacteroidota bacterium includes the following:
- a CDS encoding DoxX family protein — protein: MKYIVLTGRIFYSLIFLMTVMSHFTDKAVEYAASNGVPVASALVPLSGIIAIIGAISIILGYKAKWGAWLIVIFLIPVTFYMHAFWKETDPMQTQMQMANFMKNISMLGAALLIIYFGSGPLSIDEKN
- a CDS encoding DUF2188 domain-containing protein; translation: MPWTKTNYPNSMKNLPEEVRNKAIEIGNALLEEGKMEEGIAIATAISRAKDWAAEHGKKFENPEKSRITDVKQHGQDRIVIPYENEWAIKVEGRAAVEKIFHTKQEAVKEARKEAKDVNGSLTIQRKTGKVEKRISYNPKNIGSQTNNKKT
- a CDS encoding BON domain-containing protein, whose amino-acid sequence is MKTDPKIRKDIEDELKWDVRINCSKINVDVSNDLKISIPGVSKRSDAEIKKTVFDSIKWNSSVKEDKINVEVKDGWVTLSGEVEWAYQKSKAKLLAEDIVGVTGVTNNINVVSAFSTNVQDVKHKINSALKRNHYLNSNKINVL
- a CDS encoding erythromycin esterase family protein, which encodes MSHIEQTHILDLTDQIAKVSHRLANAADLDALLEEIGDARYVLLGEASHGTHEYYTWRTHISKRLISEKNFSMIAVEGDWPDCYRLNRYIKGYPGSGESAKDVFHAFNRWPTWMWANWETVALAEWLRKHNSKLPLGGKVGFYGLDVYSLWESMEAITKYLEKTDPAALKSVQEAMDCFEPFDVREGFSYAARSYGLTASCEQEVENLLANIRRKMPQYNTDHEEVFSAEQNALVAVNAERYYHVMMGGGEASWNIRDRHMSETINRLMEFHGKRAKIIIWEHNTHIGDARATDMKHVGLINVGQLVKEEHASEGVVRIGFGSFEGTVLAAYHWGSEVKKMKVPKAVEGSWEHLLQNSGAYDKYILSKDIKNFKTTIGHRAIGVVYDPDYEYGNYVASIIPSRYEAFMFFEKTQALHSLHVKPDGLQMPETYPWGV
- a CDS encoding Hsp20/alpha crystallin family protein produces the protein MTQLTKKRRNGNGGLFPSLRNDFLSNRFFSPRRLFDFDDDFFDGGMSTPPPANITETNKEFRLDLSVPGMKRDDFDVDIENGVLTISAEKEEEKKQDDRNYKRREFSYNSFCRTFTLPENVNESNINAKYDNGMLQITIPKKEVTVSAPKKQITVS
- a CDS encoding DNA-binding protein — translated: MPEKKTLQRARSARRKGRSASTQAGEFVREEIHHIREGKHGAKSARQAIVIGLSKAGRAGVKLKPPAKGKTSEKTRKSAEQAYKKGQKHEPVSKTRSRARVRALKKERASAASHTALSRQAHSAAKHRTAAERSKAARKAVRTKGSKGRAEAAKKAAHTRARELNEA
- a CDS encoding SRPBCC domain-containing protein: MEYVIRCSQTLLYEFITSPSGLSEWFADDVNIRDGIYTFIWDGSQQQARLLALKEDAFVRYQWVDKADGSYFEFRIQIDELTGDVSLIIVDFADSDDEKESSKLLWDAQVDKLMKTIGSHG
- a CDS encoding SRPBCC family protein, whose product is MSENKVKLHRVLKATPEKVYRAFVEANALASWLPPYGFTCIVHEMDARVEGSYKMSFINFSTGNSHSFAGKFLEIKPNEFLKYTDKFDDPNLPGEMITSVWLKKVSVGTELKVIQENIPSAIPAEMCYLGWQESLEKLAKLVEPEIPDA
- a CDS encoding YbhB/YbcL family Raf kinase inhibitor-like protein — protein: MATVATKTLTIESPVFTNNNSIPSKYTCDGTNVNPALTIKDIPVETKSLALIMDDPDAPNGTFDHWLMWDIPVRENIEENSMPGIQGKNSKGENKYTGPCPPSGTHHYHFRVYALDTKLNLSPGTDKSALLKAMEDHILAEGELTGLYKK
- a CDS encoding alpha/beta hydrolase — its product is MEASEITIPIGNNIHLKGNLHVPAGASSFVIFSHGSGSSRFSRRNNHVAEILNKEGIATLLTDLLTEKEDEIYENRFNIDLITERLIVVTNNARQRSGLQNTKIGFFGASTGAASALKAAAQMSNTIEAVVSRGGRPDLAKEALKEVKAPTLLIVGSRDSGVIELNENAFNILRCEKKLEIVNGATHLFEEPGKLDEVARLATNWFVKYLHPVLATK
- a CDS encoding phosphoribosyltransferase, which translates into the protein MIPRFRDRKDAAQKLIPYLNKYRDQKVVILAIPRGGIPIAHPIAKTYNFPLDLLMTKKIGHPFQPEFAIGAVSPEDYIIDDQFSVDQTYIDSEVKRIRESLKERYKKCMGDHKPVGLENKVVIIIDDGVATGHTILSAIKMLRQKKPKKIVVAVPVAPGETAEKIKREVDDFICLYTPTPFIGVGLHYLDFSPVYDDEAIHLVKDANHFEENHINNNYGIFSK
- a CDS encoding Fic family protein, with the translated sequence MDINQYKSGTYKNQYNYKSFSPEPINHSWLVSDAKVSQLLSEADRKLGELNAFSMLIPDVNFFIRMHITKEATQSSKIEGTQTTIEEAFQSEEQIKPEKRDDWKEVHNYIDAMNYAIAQLDKLPLSNRLFKQTHKKLLKGVRGKHKLPGEFRSSQNWIGGASLNDAVYIPPHHNEVSYLMSDLEKFLNNPQLEVPHLIRIGIAHYQFESIHPFLDGNGRLGRLMITLYLVSNKILHKPSLYLSDFFERNRSYYYDNLTTVRTNNNLVQWLKFFLVGVMETAQNSIETFNAIIKLRQEVEEKKIIQMGKRAPLAKELLNYLYSKPLIDTIEVAKVLKINIATSHRLIDEFERLHILKEKTGYKRNRVFIFEKYIDLFQTKHK
- a CDS encoding DoxX family membrane protein, coding for MAVHSLLFLRIALGIIFFWFGVLKFFPNLSSAESLAIRTIENLTSGKLPPQAAINILATWECLIGIGFILGKFMRITLILLFLQMIGTVMPLFMFPELTFTSIPFVPTLEGQYIIKNLVIIASAIVLLATIRGGAVVADPKIAKEAKKEEEEKVEELKHRN